One segment of Thermococcus profundus DNA contains the following:
- a CDS encoding phosphatase PAP2 family protein, with protein sequence MSMPPHYVYNLPGFYPDRTYLTQQEFVLPSLHNTVAAINILVLWKYREKTWGKLLIGLNSLVPFATIFLGHHWIYDALAGIFLAMVIGKLSQGKRIEIPSSLKRTHISHIQRVTVLGFLAGGFILFLAVTLPKP encoded by the coding sequence ATGTCTATGCCCCCCCACTACGTCTACAACCTTCCGGGATTCTACCCCGACAGAACGTACCTCACCCAGCAGGAGTTCGTCCTTCCGTCGCTCCACAACACGGTGGCGGCGATTAACATACTGGTTCTCTGGAAATACCGGGAGAAAACGTGGGGCAAGCTTCTCATAGGCCTCAACTCCCTCGTCCCCTTTGCCACGATTTTTCTCGGGCACCACTGGATCTACGACGCGCTGGCTGGGATATTCCTGGCAATGGTGATAGGAAAGCTCTCCCAGGGAAAGAGAATAGAGATACCCTCCTCACTAAAGAGGACCCACATATCCCACATTCAAAGGGTCACGGTCCTGGGCTTTCTGGCAGGAGGGTTTATCCTCTTCCTGGCCGTTACATTGCCCAAACCCTAG
- a CDS encoding DUF2240 family protein produces MHPIKSAVTVKGSGEFSRSELVGILAFKLRLMSVSEAKRSIEEWLNKGLLEADGDTLKVRLEFLNRTKESEDLFEEMVSHVASALEWERADLLEALDEFSKRYGNLDKKLVLYLFGLEKGVNMEKFKDRLELE; encoded by the coding sequence GTGCACCCCATCAAGAGCGCGGTTACCGTTAAGGGAAGCGGGGAGTTCTCAAGGAGCGAGTTAGTTGGGATTCTAGCCTTCAAGCTGAGGCTCATGAGTGTAAGCGAGGCAAAACGCTCTATTGAGGAATGGCTGAATAAGGGACTCCTTGAGGCGGACGGGGACACATTGAAGGTCAGATTGGAGTTCCTCAACAGAACAAAGGAGAGCGAGGATCTCTTTGAGGAGATGGTATCCCACGTGGCCTCTGCCCTTGAATGGGAAAGGGCCGATCTCTTGGAGGCTCTGGATGAGTTCTCAAAGAGGTATGGAAACCTGGACAAAAAGCTTGTTCTCTACCTCTTCGGCCTTGAGAAAGGAGTCAACATGGAGAAGTTCAAGGACAGGCTGGAGCTTGAATGA
- a CDS encoding nicotinamidase — protein MPEEALIVVDMQRDFMPGGALPVPEGDRIIPIVNGCIRKFRERGALIVATRDWHPENHVSFKERGGPWPAHCVRNTPGAEFVVELPADAVIISKATEPDKEAYSGFEGTELEKILKENGIKRVYVCGVATEYCVRATALDAVRLGFETFLLRDAVRGITPEGERRALKEMESAGIKIVRCDSV, from the coding sequence ATGCCGGAGGAGGCTCTTATAGTTGTTGACATGCAGAGGGATTTTATGCCCGGGGGCGCGCTTCCAGTTCCCGAAGGGGACAGAATAATACCTATCGTGAACGGCTGCATAAGGAAGTTCCGTGAAAGGGGAGCCCTCATTGTGGCAACAAGGGACTGGCACCCGGAGAACCACGTCAGCTTTAAAGAGCGGGGAGGCCCATGGCCAGCCCACTGCGTTCGGAATACGCCGGGGGCAGAGTTCGTCGTCGAACTTCCGGCGGACGCGGTGATAATTTCCAAGGCGACTGAACCTGATAAAGAGGCCTACTCTGGATTCGAGGGCACGGAACTGGAGAAAATACTAAAGGAAAACGGCATCAAGCGGGTTTACGTCTGCGGCGTTGCGACCGAGTACTGCGTTAGGGCAACGGCCCTTGACGCGGTCAGACTGGGCTTTGAAACATTTCTCCTGCGCGATGCAGTGAGGGGCATAACCCCAGAGGGCGAGAGGAGAGCGCTTAAAGAGATGGAGAGTGCGGGGATAAAGATAGTGAGATGTGACTCAGTTTAA
- a CDS encoding AI-2E family transporter, protein MNGKTEMIIWSAVSLLVLYLSWRTVSPLLTSLFFGVLLAYIFYPVHDRLKRRLSPEASALLLTIVMIGIGAGFLAFLTLVSLNLIRSFYTSVQDVFSWLTSLPLSGTLQNFVEGLRSQIVPKLAGYVSSFTFSVPGYALQMTIFLFTFYYSLVYGEYTTEFVLSLVPPSQRALMTEIIERVDKTLNALVRAWLLLNVAKSVLMTVGYVIFGVGDFYTAVIAGLLTFIFSFVPLLEGWMLWVAGAIYLYQEGSILGAVGISIYGAALVSPLPDYTIRPMLVARDADLDETLVFIGMLGGTWAFGLKGLILGPVILSVALVLLKEWKEVHRGLN, encoded by the coding sequence CCCTCTTCTTTGGTGTTTTGCTAGCTTACATCTTCTACCCCGTCCACGACAGGCTGAAAAGGCGCTTATCCCCTGAGGCCTCGGCCCTGCTCCTGACGATAGTTATGATAGGTATAGGTGCGGGCTTTCTGGCCTTCCTGACCCTCGTTTCCCTGAACCTCATACGGAGCTTCTACACCAGCGTTCAAGACGTTTTTTCATGGCTGACGTCACTGCCCCTCTCTGGAACTCTCCAGAACTTTGTGGAGGGCCTTAGATCACAGATAGTTCCCAAACTAGCGGGCTACGTATCGTCCTTTACTTTCTCCGTTCCGGGGTATGCGCTTCAAATGACGATCTTTCTCTTCACCTTCTACTACTCCCTCGTTTACGGGGAATACACCACGGAGTTCGTTCTGTCTCTCGTTCCCCCCAGTCAGCGGGCTCTCATGACCGAGATAATTGAGAGGGTTGATAAAACCCTCAATGCCCTTGTTAGGGCTTGGCTCCTTCTTAACGTGGCCAAGAGCGTCCTGATGACAGTGGGGTACGTAATATTCGGGGTGGGGGATTTTTACACCGCGGTCATAGCTGGGCTTTTGACCTTCATCTTCAGCTTCGTTCCCCTCCTCGAAGGCTGGATGCTCTGGGTGGCCGGCGCTATCTACCTCTACCAGGAGGGCTCAATACTCGGGGCAGTGGGGATATCGATATACGGCGCGGCCCTCGTCTCTCCCCTTCCAGATTACACGATCAGACCGATGCTCGTTGCGAGGGATGCGGATCTCGATGAGACCCTGGTTTTCATAGGAATGCTCGGCGGAACGTGGGCCTTCGGACTTAAGGGCCTCATACTGGGTCCGGTGATACTCAGTGTGGCCCTTGTTCTCCTCAAGGAATGGAAGGAGGTCCATAGGGGTTTAAACTGA